Proteins found in one Paenibacillus borealis genomic segment:
- a CDS encoding Ig-like domain-containing protein, with protein sequence MISLVWTGAFPVYAGSTDTDPANWVGLNPAPSGANLNAVTAGVEIVMVGEEGSIGSLSAMSWTDRISGVADDLNAIIYRDPANDYVAVGDNGTVLTSTDTVDWTPRVTDTENNLNAIAYDGEDKLVAVGDAGSIITSDDGGVTWGTSVSDVSVKLTGIAYGNNKFVAVGDNATVLTSTDGTVWEKVTRKTTSSLNGITFGGGLFVAVGASGIIITSPESSRGAEKTPVPNVNLNGVAFGNGVFMAAGEGGKVLSTSDMGQTWNPEATGTTAKLNGIGFIQIYNRFIAVGDSGVMIVSDFILNIPRVMSLTPGNAETDVDINADLVLTFTQKMTAASQVAGIKIFKAADLSTPVETIPAEDSRVTVDNNTVTINPDQDLNKGTEYVVTMDANAFVNESGNGNAEIAAGDWSFTTVADVDTIAPTVSEYSPEPGETGVSIDTDLTLTFDEPVTKETGSILIYSSDDSDVPEQVIPVSSDNVVVNGSVVSIKLFSLLKHSKSYYVKIGDGAFKDPADNYYAGITDNDTWQFTTADAPDTTPPVVSAYSPKDGATEVATGTNLTLTFSEDVMKGEGGIEIYSSAANSNDPAVTILVDSDSVTIDGNVVTINPEDDLDYSTSYYVQITNGTFSDMSGNYYAGITNNTTWRFTTTSRPDTTAPIVSTYSPVNGATDVAIGANLELTFSENVTAGEGSIVIYDSATDQPAATISAQDIRILNHVATIDPAANLEYGTSYYVLIAADTFQDTSGNYYAGISDSTTWQFTTITAPDTTAPILNAYTPINGATGVATDANLTLTFSENVTAGEGNIVIYNSANNAPAATISAASGNVTILNHVVTINPADDLKYSTSYYVRIGNGAFQDTAGNSYAGIADSTTWRFTTTDVPDRTSPTVITYSPEPWATEVAVNANLVLTFSENVTAAAGNIEIFKSTDEIHPVVTIPAASGNVSVEGRVVTINPADNLEQGTSYFVRITEGAFIDAAGNSYAGIAGITAWRFVTTSGPDTEAPLVTAYSPADNATNVATAAALTLTFNENVLAGDANIDIVNAADDVIVTTIKAGNQALVTITNATVSINTSGQLKQGASYYVLIHPGAFTDESGNSYAGIADKTVWNFSTVPVPVTPTQPPASGSGGSGGAAPAATPGPQTETINANVENGATQGSNVSSVIISRTKDANGVKSDAITFALDQALRAISELKAAGSNIARIIVPDASDEVAETRLTIPAASSKELADNQISLDIFTVNAEVKVPGSSLAGFGADIYFNLVPLKTPQQSADAEARAKAQVQSASGAGSVTLVGRPVTINTNLQSRPITLVLPINNTSLTTEQLQALTVFIEHSDGTKELVKGEIVPFGQTGKSGIQFSVNKFSTFTVVLAQDPAVQVKAYMTGYADGTFKPGNSITRAEAASIIARTFSQSAVTSGESYSDVAAGHWAASAIDQVTRSGIMKGYGDGSFKPNQTITRAEMATILSRLIPSAQGNAASFSDITGHWAQAAVEMTSKAGIITGYENGTFRPNQTLTRAEAVTIVNRALGIAPLASAVQQWTDVPAQYWAFGSIQAASVDHTAE encoded by the coding sequence GTGATCAGTTTAGTTTGGACCGGAGCCTTTCCCGTATATGCTGGTTCAACAGATACAGATCCGGCAAACTGGGTTGGTCTCAATCCCGCGCCAAGCGGTGCTAATTTAAATGCAGTAACTGCAGGCGTCGAAATTGTAATGGTGGGTGAAGAAGGAAGTATTGGTTCGTTAAGCGCCATGTCCTGGACAGACCGTATTTCAGGTGTGGCAGATGACTTGAACGCTATTATTTACAGGGACCCGGCCAATGATTATGTTGCTGTAGGCGACAATGGAACAGTCCTAACGTCTACGGATACTGTGGACTGGACACCCCGAGTCACGGACACTGAAAATAACTTGAATGCCATCGCCTACGACGGCGAAGACAAATTGGTCGCAGTCGGCGATGCTGGCAGCATAATTACTTCGGATGACGGCGGCGTCACTTGGGGCACATCCGTCTCAGATGTTAGTGTGAAACTGACCGGTATTGCCTATGGCAACAACAAGTTTGTAGCGGTTGGTGATAATGCTACAGTCTTAACCTCTACGGATGGAACGGTATGGGAAAAGGTAACACGCAAAACAACCAGCAGCTTGAACGGGATCACCTTTGGCGGCGGACTATTCGTAGCGGTCGGTGCGTCCGGAATCATTATTACCTCTCCAGAGAGTTCGCGGGGCGCGGAGAAGACCCCTGTTCCGAATGTAAATCTGAATGGAGTTGCTTTCGGAAACGGTGTATTTATGGCCGCAGGAGAGGGCGGGAAGGTGCTGTCCACTAGTGACATGGGGCAGACTTGGAACCCTGAGGCTACAGGCACGACTGCTAAACTTAACGGTATCGGATTCATTCAGATTTATAACCGCTTTATTGCAGTGGGTGACTCCGGTGTGATGATTGTTTCCGATTTTATTCTCAACATTCCGCGGGTTATGAGTCTGACTCCAGGGAATGCTGAGACCGATGTAGACATCAATGCAGATCTGGTTTTGACCTTCACTCAGAAAATGACGGCAGCCAGTCAAGTAGCTGGCATTAAAATATTCAAAGCTGCGGATCTGTCCACTCCGGTTGAAACCATTCCGGCGGAAGACAGCAGGGTAACGGTAGATAATAATACCGTAACCATTAATCCGGATCAGGATCTGAATAAAGGTACTGAATATGTCGTTACAATGGACGCAAATGCTTTCGTCAATGAGAGCGGAAATGGAAATGCAGAAATTGCAGCTGGTGACTGGAGCTTTACGACAGTTGCTGATGTAGATACGATAGCTCCAACCGTAAGCGAGTATTCCCCTGAACCGGGTGAAACAGGAGTATCTATTGACACGGATCTGACGCTTACATTCGATGAACCTGTAACGAAGGAGACCGGCAGCATTCTGATTTACAGCAGTGATGACAGCGATGTTCCGGAGCAGGTCATTCCTGTTAGTTCTGATAACGTAGTGGTCAATGGCAGTGTGGTTTCTATTAAACTTTTTTCCTTATTGAAACACAGTAAAAGTTACTACGTGAAAATCGGGGACGGAGCATTCAAAGATCCGGCAGACAACTATTATGCCGGCATCACAGACAATGACACCTGGCAGTTCACAACAGCTGATGCGCCTGATACAACACCACCGGTGGTGAGCGCCTATTCCCCTAAGGACGGGGCAACGGAGGTAGCCACTGGCACCAACCTGACCCTTACTTTCAGTGAGGATGTAATGAAAGGTGAAGGCGGCATTGAGATTTACAGCAGTGCTGCGAACAGCAATGACCCGGCAGTAACGATTCTTGTCGATTCCGACAGTGTCACAATTGATGGCAACGTAGTAACGATCAATCCGGAGGATGACCTGGATTACAGTACAAGCTACTATGTACAAATTACGAACGGTACATTTAGCGATATGTCCGGCAACTATTATGCCGGCATCACGAACAATACAACCTGGCGGTTTACAACAACCAGCCGACCAGATACGACGGCGCCAATCGTAAGCACATACTCGCCCGTGAACGGGGCTACAGATGTAGCTATTGGAGCTAACCTGGAGCTTACTTTCAGCGAGAATGTAACGGCGGGGGAAGGCAGCATTGTGATCTATGACAGTGCGACTGACCAACCGGCAGCTACGATATCAGCTCAGGACATAAGAATCCTGAATCATGTAGCGACGATTGATCCGGCTGCCAATCTGGAGTATGGTACAAGTTACTATGTTCTGATTGCGGCAGATACATTCCAAGATACATCCGGCAACTACTATGCCGGCATCTCTGACAGCACAACCTGGCAGTTTACAACCATTACTGCGCCTGATACAACCGCACCAATATTAAATGCTTATACGCCTATCAATGGGGCAACTGGTGTAGCGACAGATGCCAACCTGACCCTTACCTTCAGCGAGAATGTAACGGCAGGGGAAGGCAATATTGTGATTTATAATAGTGCGAATAATGCACCGGCAGCTACGATTTCTGCGGCTTCCGGGAATGTAACCATCCTGAATCATGTAGTGACGATTAATCCGGCTGACGATCTGAAGTACAGCACAAGTTACTATGTACGGATTGGTAACGGAGCATTCCAAGATACAGCAGGCAACAGCTATGCCGGTATCGCAGACAGCACCACCTGGCGCTTCACAACAACCGATGTGCCGGATAGAACCTCGCCAACGGTGATTACGTATTCGCCGGAGCCTTGGGCAACAGAAGTTGCCGTTAACGCGAATCTGGTTCTTACCTTCAGCGAGAATGTGACGGCGGCGGCCGGGAATATTGAGATTTTCAAAAGCACAGATGAAATTCATCCGGTAGTAACGATTCCTGCCGCTTCCGGCAATGTCTCGGTTGAGGGCAGGGTAGTAACGATTAATCCGGCTGACAATCTGGAGCAGGGTACAAGCTACTTTGTACGTATTACAGAAGGCGCATTTATAGATGCCGCAGGCAACAGCTATGCCGGGATTGCAGGCATCACAGCCTGGCGGTTTGTGACAACCAGCGGGCCTGATACAGAAGCGCCGCTAGTGACAGCTTATAGTCCGGCAGACAATGCAACCAATGTAGCCACAGCGGCTGCGCTCACACTGACCTTCAATGAGAATGTATTAGCCGGCGATGCCAATATTGATATTGTGAATGCGGCGGATGATGTGATCGTAACGACGATTAAAGCGGGGAACCAGGCGCTTGTCACCATTACGAACGCTACCGTCAGCATTAATACAAGCGGTCAATTGAAGCAAGGTGCCAGCTATTATGTGCTGATTCACCCGGGTGCCTTTACAGATGAGTCAGGTAACAGCTATGCGGGGATTGCGGATAAAACAGTCTGGAACTTCTCAACCGTTCCAGTACCTGTCACGCCAACACAACCTCCAGCATCGGGTTCTGGAGGTTCTGGAGGAGCGGCTCCTGCAGCAACACCGGGCCCACAGACAGAAACCATTAATGCGAACGTTGAAAACGGTGCAACCCAAGGCTCAAATGTATCCTCCGTTATCATTAGCCGTACCAAAGATGCAAACGGTGTGAAAAGTGATGCTATTACGTTCGCATTGGATCAGGCGCTCAGAGCGATCAGTGAGCTCAAGGCTGCCGGATCCAATATTGCCAGAATTATCGTTCCTGATGCAAGTGATGAGGTTGCAGAAACCAGACTGACCATTCCTGCAGCTTCCAGCAAGGAATTGGCCGATAATCAGATCAGTCTGGACATCTTCACAGTTAATGCTGAAGTGAAGGTGCCGGGCAGCTCACTGGCTGGATTTGGTGCAGATATTTATTTCAACCTGGTACCCTTAAAAACACCGCAGCAGAGTGCAGATGCTGAAGCTCGTGCAAAAGCGCAGGTTCAAAGTGCTTCCGGCGCTGGGTCGGTCACGCTGGTGGGCCGTCCGGTAACGATTAACACTAACCTGCAGAGCCGTCCGATTACGCTGGTGTTGCCGATTAACAACACTTCGTTAACTACGGAGCAGCTGCAGGCGCTAACGGTCTTCATTGAGCATAGCGACGGCACCAAAGAGCTGGTCAAGGGTGAAATTGTACCCTTCGGCCAAACCGGGAAATCCGGAATTCAATTCAGTGTCAATAAATTCAGTACATTTACAGTTGTTCTTGCACAAGACCCTGCGGTACAGGTGAAGGCTTATATGACAGGTTATGCCGATGGCACCTTCAAACCGGGGAACAGCATCACCCGGGCAGAAGCTGCCAGCATCATTGCCCGCACCTTCAGCCAATCAGCAGTTACTTCCGGCGAATCTTACTCTGATGTCGCTGCCGGACACTGGGCAGCAAGCGCAATCGATCAAGTGACCAGAAGCGGCATCATGAAGGGGTATGGGGACGGCAGCTTTAAGCCTAACCAAACGATTACAAGAGCTGAAATGGCGACCATTCTATCCCGCTTGATTCCAAGTGCTCAGGGAAATGCGGCCAGCTTCAGCGATATTACCGGTCACTGGGCACAGGCAGCCGTTGAAATGACCTCCAAAGCGGGCATTATTACCGGCTACGAAAATGGCACCTTCCGTCCAAACCAAACATTAACCCGTGCGGAAGCAGTAACCATTGTCAACCGTGCCCTTGGTATCGCTCCGCTGGCCAGTGCGGTACAGCAATGGACGGATGTCCCGGCGCAGTATTGGGCATTCGGCAGCATTCAAGCAGCATCTGTGGATCACACTGCAGAATAA
- a CDS encoding TerD family protein, with product MTAQLIKGQKCNLTKDNPLLTRIIVGMGWHNTSSAVEVDFSVFLLTPAQTVSKDGDLIFYGNPSTPDQSVAILHSDKIANAGLTDNTQIAVGLSQIPADYERIAFALTIYEAEKRQQNFSLLEDVYLRIINAADGTELLRYRLGKAFSVETAIVAGEIYRYQNEWKFSAVGSGYAGGLTALCHSYGIQVNDILPSVQPASRVVQPPQSPLVLPELRSRPKPAGNLPPSSPILLKQRGERINLDKGNGSLGEILINLNWVQTKSSGWFGSKGVDLDLGCLFELKNGLKGTVQALGESFGSLNRPPYISLDGDDRTGSIATGENLRINGHYLSEISRIVIFAFIYEGITNWSQADALVTIRQQGGPEIEVRLDEHNNNKGMCAIAMIRNQNDETFSVERLVEYFAGHEELDHRYNWNLRWEAGSK from the coding sequence ATGACCGCTCAACTGATAAAGGGACAGAAATGCAATTTAACAAAAGATAATCCGCTCCTTACCCGCATCATCGTAGGAATGGGCTGGCATAATACGAGCTCTGCGGTTGAGGTTGATTTTTCCGTGTTTCTGCTTACGCCGGCCCAGACTGTCTCTAAAGATGGGGACCTTATTTTTTATGGCAACCCTTCTACTCCGGACCAGTCCGTAGCTATATTACACTCCGATAAAATCGCCAATGCAGGGTTAACCGACAACACACAAATTGCTGTCGGGCTTAGTCAAATTCCCGCAGACTACGAGCGGATTGCATTTGCACTTACGATTTATGAAGCTGAGAAGCGCCAGCAGAACTTCTCGCTGCTGGAAGATGTGTATCTGCGGATCATCAACGCTGCCGATGGAACTGAGCTCCTCCGGTATAGGCTAGGCAAAGCTTTTTCTGTAGAGACCGCCATTGTTGCCGGAGAAATCTACAGATACCAGAATGAATGGAAATTCAGCGCTGTGGGTTCCGGATATGCCGGAGGCTTAACCGCCCTATGCCATAGTTATGGGATTCAGGTCAATGATATACTGCCGTCTGTTCAGCCCGCCAGCCGGGTCGTTCAACCACCGCAATCCCCTCTTGTTCTCCCGGAGCTGCGGTCACGGCCTAAACCAGCGGGTAATTTGCCTCCTTCTTCACCCATCCTGCTTAAGCAACGCGGGGAGCGGATTAATCTCGATAAAGGCAATGGATCACTAGGCGAGATCCTGATCAATCTCAATTGGGTTCAAACAAAATCATCCGGCTGGTTCGGCAGCAAAGGCGTCGATCTTGACCTCGGTTGCCTGTTTGAGCTGAAAAATGGCCTTAAAGGCACTGTTCAGGCACTCGGCGAATCTTTCGGAAGCTTGAACAGACCGCCATACATCTCCCTGGACGGGGATGACCGCACCGGATCAATCGCCACAGGCGAGAATCTGCGGATTAATGGCCATTATCTCTCCGAGATTAGCCGGATTGTTATCTTTGCCTTTATCTATGAGGGAATCACCAACTGGTCGCAGGCTGACGCCCTGGTGACCATCAGGCAGCAAGGCGGACCGGAGATTGAGGTCCGGCTGGATGAGCATAACAATAATAAAGGAATGTGTGCCATCGCCATGATTCGTAATCAGAATGACGAGACCTTCAGCGTAGAGCGGCTCGTAGAATATTTCGCCGGGCATGAGGAATTGGATCACCGCTATAACTGGAATCTGAGATGGGAAGCCGGCAGTAAATAG
- a CDS encoding ABC transporter substrate-binding protein, producing the protein MKKWLTVSLIMTMMVVVLSACGGNKAKDSASGGSSDKLVVYTPNSEAMINALIPAFEKQTGVTVELVSAGSGELIKRIQSEKTNPYADVMFGGAYALFNDNAELFEEYVSPNDKDLLEGHTNTTGIMTSYVSDGSVLLVNTNLAGDIEINGYEDLLNPELKGKIAMADPANSSSAFAQLTNMLRAMGGDYTSDAGWDYVAKLLENLDGKIAGGSSKAHKSVADGEYVVALTYEDPAVSYVKDGAPVKVVYPEEGTVFLDAVAGVVKGSPNQENARKFIDFLISKEGQDALGQETTNRPLRADAVIGDFMTPMDQIKVIDEDVAYVAENKAAIVERYTELFTNIAE; encoded by the coding sequence ATGAAAAAGTGGTTAACGGTGTCACTTATTATGACAATGATGGTGGTTGTGCTCTCGGCATGCGGAGGAAACAAAGCAAAGGACAGCGCATCGGGTGGTAGTTCGGACAAGCTGGTAGTCTATACCCCGAATAGTGAAGCGATGATTAATGCACTTATCCCGGCATTTGAGAAGCAGACTGGCGTTACAGTGGAGCTGGTATCGGCAGGCAGCGGCGAGCTGATCAAGCGGATTCAGTCAGAGAAAACCAACCCGTATGCTGACGTCATGTTCGGCGGAGCTTATGCCCTGTTCAATGATAATGCGGAGCTGTTCGAGGAATATGTCTCGCCTAACGATAAGGATCTGCTGGAAGGGCATACGAATACGACGGGCATCATGACCTCTTACGTATCGGACGGAAGCGTGCTGCTGGTGAATACGAATCTGGCAGGCGATATTGAAATTAACGGTTACGAGGATCTGCTTAATCCGGAGCTGAAGGGCAAGATCGCGATGGCGGACCCTGCCAATTCCAGCTCGGCGTTCGCCCAATTGACGAATATGCTTAGAGCTATGGGCGGGGATTATACCTCCGATGCCGGCTGGGATTATGTAGCCAAGCTGCTTGAGAATCTGGATGGTAAAATTGCAGGCGGCTCCAGCAAAGCGCACAAAAGTGTTGCTGACGGGGAATACGTGGTGGCGTTAACCTACGAAGATCCGGCAGTCAGCTACGTAAAAGACGGTGCGCCGGTAAAGGTTGTGTATCCGGAAGAGGGAACGGTGTTCCTGGATGCGGTAGCCGGAGTGGTTAAAGGCTCTCCAAATCAGGAAAATGCCCGGAAGTTCATTGACTTCCTGATCTCCAAAGAAGGGCAGGATGCGCTAGGACAGGAAACGACCAACCGCCCGCTGCGCGCCGATGCTGTGATCGGAGACTTCATGACACCGATGGACCAAATCAAGGTGATTGATGAGGATGTAGCGTATGTTGCAGAGAATAAGGCAGCTATTGTGGAGCGTTACACCGAGCTGTTTACTAATATTGCTGAATAA
- a CDS encoding ABC transporter ATP-binding protein, which yields MSVAISFKGIVKKYGDTTVIPELSLDIQKGEFFTLLGPSGCGKTTLLRMVAGFNSIEGGDLGFNDKVMNNVPPGKRNIGMVFQNYAIFPHLSVSENVAFGLQNRKVAKGELQRRVEGILNTVQIEVYKDRMPKNLSGGQQQRVALARAIVINPDVLLMDEPLSNLDAQLRVDMRNAIKRIQREVGITTVYVTHDQEEAMAVSDRIAVMKSGIIQQVGTPRDIYQRPANLFVATFIGRTNVIEAKLESGAEGEAVLRIGSSYSLVVPGLQAELKSAGAAGVKLSVRPEEFVLAEEGAGLAGTVVNNVFLGLSTHLVVALENGQEVEIIQQSATAEVVDIGRKVTLTILPGTVNVYDASGERNLNRRLAL from the coding sequence ATGAGCGTTGCGATATCCTTCAAGGGCATTGTCAAAAAATATGGCGACACCACCGTTATCCCCGAGCTGTCCCTGGACATTCAAAAGGGTGAGTTCTTCACCCTTTTGGGTCCTTCGGGCTGCGGGAAAACAACACTGCTGCGGATGGTGGCCGGCTTCAACAGTATTGAAGGCGGGGATCTCGGCTTCAATGATAAAGTAATGAACAACGTCCCTCCGGGCAAACGGAATATTGGAATGGTATTTCAGAATTATGCGATCTTTCCGCATTTAAGCGTATCCGAGAACGTTGCGTTCGGGCTGCAGAACCGTAAAGTGGCCAAGGGGGAGCTGCAGCGCAGAGTAGAGGGAATTCTGAATACGGTGCAGATTGAGGTGTACAAAGACAGAATGCCCAAGAATTTGTCAGGCGGCCAGCAGCAGCGTGTCGCCCTGGCCCGGGCCATCGTTATTAATCCTGACGTGCTGCTGATGGATGAGCCGCTCTCTAATCTGGATGCCCAGCTTCGAGTGGATATGCGTAATGCCATTAAGCGGATTCAGCGCGAGGTCGGGATTACCACGGTCTACGTGACGCATGATCAGGAGGAGGCAATGGCGGTATCTGACCGGATCGCGGTTATGAAGTCCGGGATCATCCAGCAGGTGGGTACTCCCAGGGATATCTATCAGCGCCCGGCCAATCTGTTCGTTGCTACGTTCATCGGACGGACCAATGTCATTGAGGCCAAGCTGGAGAGCGGAGCTGAAGGTGAAGCGGTTCTTCGTATTGGCAGCAGCTACTCACTGGTGGTGCCGGGGCTGCAAGCTGAACTCAAGTCTGCCGGAGCAGCAGGGGTTAAACTTTCAGTCCGGCCGGAGGAGTTCGTGCTGGCGGAGGAAGGGGCAGGCCTTGCGGGAACGGTTGTAAACAACGTTTTCCTGGGACTGAGCACACATCTGGTTGTCGCGCTGGAGAACGGGCAGGAAGTGGAAATCATCCAGCAGTCTGCTACTGCTGAAGTGGTGGATATTGGCCGTAAGGTTACTCTCACTATTCTTCCGGGAACGGTCAATGTCTATGACGCGTCCGGGGAGCGCAATTTGAACCGGAGGCTGGCCCTATGA
- a CDS encoding ABC transporter permease — MSGRMKRWDIWSLITFIIFAGYLVFLALPLFMLLIKSFFDGTTGEFSLAYFHKFFSKAYYMNAVWNSIKVTVSVTLLSILVAGPLAYIMTIARIKGSATVRILILISSMSAPFIGAYAWILLLGRSGVITKFMSTVFGFSMPDIYGFSGILLVLTLQLSPLIFMYVSGALKNVDNSLMEAAESMNCTGLRKMWKILVPLIMPTLLAGGLLVFMRAFADFGTPMLIGEGYRTVPVLIFNEFISEVGGDDGFAAAISVIVVVFAVTVFLLQKYVANRKSYSMSALNPIEPKRLKGIANLAAHAYVYLFTLLALMPQAYVAYTSFLKTSGKIFVDGYSLDSYRAAFSKVGDSIYNTFMMASITIIIITLAAVLIAYVTVKRKGAVANVLDTFTMLPYIVPGSILGIALLVTFNKEPLVLSGTSVILIAAFVIRRLPYTIRSSAAVLHQVNDSIEEAAISLGASTMRTFFRITVPMMISGVFAGAIISWISIITELSTSIILYTGNTRTMTVAVYTEVVRGNYGVAAALSTLLTAITVVSLLLFFKLSGKKEVTM; from the coding sequence ATGAGCGGCCGTATGAAGCGCTGGGACATCTGGTCGCTGATTACCTTTATTATTTTTGCCGGATATCTGGTATTTCTGGCTCTGCCTTTATTCATGCTGCTGATCAAAAGCTTTTTTGACGGGACAACCGGCGAGTTCTCGCTCGCATACTTCCATAAATTTTTCAGCAAAGCCTATTATATGAACGCTGTCTGGAACAGCATAAAGGTAACGGTTAGTGTCACACTGCTGTCCATCCTGGTTGCCGGACCGCTGGCTTACATCATGACGATTGCCAGGATTAAAGGGAGCGCTACGGTGCGCATTCTGATCCTGATCTCCTCCATGTCCGCTCCGTTTATCGGCGCGTATGCCTGGATTCTGCTGCTGGGACGCAGCGGGGTGATCACTAAATTCATGTCCACTGTATTCGGCTTCAGTATGCCTGACATTTACGGTTTCTCCGGCATTCTGCTGGTGCTGACGCTTCAGCTGTCTCCGCTGATCTTCATGTACGTATCCGGGGCACTCAAGAATGTTGACAACTCCCTGATGGAAGCTGCGGAGAGTATGAACTGCACGGGGCTGCGTAAAATGTGGAAAATACTCGTGCCGCTGATTATGCCGACACTTCTGGCCGGTGGTCTGCTTGTCTTCATGCGGGCGTTCGCGGATTTCGGCACACCGATGCTGATCGGTGAAGGATACCGGACCGTGCCGGTGCTGATCTTCAATGAATTTATCAGTGAGGTCGGGGGAGATGACGGCTTTGCTGCAGCGATCAGTGTAATTGTAGTTGTGTTCGCGGTTACCGTCTTTCTGCTGCAGAAGTACGTTGCGAACCGGAAATCCTACAGTATGAGTGCTTTGAACCCGATTGAACCGAAAAGGCTGAAGGGCATTGCCAATCTGGCGGCTCATGCCTATGTCTATCTGTTCACGTTATTGGCGCTCATGCCTCAGGCCTATGTAGCTTATACATCCTTCCTGAAGACCTCGGGCAAAATATTCGTCGACGGCTACTCCCTGGACAGCTACCGCGCGGCCTTCTCTAAAGTGGGGGATTCCATTTACAATACCTTCATGATGGCCAGTATTACGATTATCATCATTACGCTGGCTGCGGTACTGATTGCATATGTAACGGTGAAGCGCAAAGGTGCGGTGGCGAATGTTCTGGATACCTTCACCATGCTGCCTTATATCGTACCGGGCTCCATTCTGGGGATTGCCCTGCTGGTTACCTTCAATAAGGAACCTCTGGTACTGAGTGGTACCTCCGTGATTCTGATTGCTGCCTTTGTGATCCGGCGTCTGCCGTATACGATCCGCTCCAGCGCCGCCGTGCTCCATCAGGTGAACGACAGCATTGAAGAGGCAGCGATCAGTCTGGGAGCCTCCACTATGCGGACCTTCTTCAGGATAACAGTGCCGATGATGATTTCCGGTGTATTCGCCGGGGCGATCATCAGCTGGATCAGCATCATCACCGAGCTTAGTACCTCCATTATTCTGTATACAGGGAATACCCGGACGATGACGGTTGCTGTCTACACAGAGGTTGTCCGCGGCAATTATGGGGTTGCGGCTGCGTTATCAACACTGCTGACGGCAATCACTGTGGTTTCACTGCTGCTGTTCTTCAAGCTTTCCGGCAAAAAAGAAGTAACTATGTAA